Part of the Rhizobium sp. WYJ-E13 genome is shown below.
CGTTATGGCATCGACAATTCGCACCGCACGAAACACGGCGCTCTGCTCGACTCCGAGCTTCTGGCCGAAGTCTATATCGAGATGATCGGCGGTCGGCAGGCAGCACTCGGTCTTGCGGGTCCCGCAAGCCAGCGCACGGGTGAAGTCGTGGTGGAAGATGTTATCGTCGCCACCATCATCGAACGGCCGCGGCCGCTGGCGCCGCGATTGAGCGAAGAGGAAGCCGAAGCTCACAACGCCTTGATCGCCAAACTTGGACAGAAGGCGGTCTGGTCGAAATACGATCAATTCGACTGAAACAAAAATGCCCGGGTTTTTGCCCGGGCATTTGAATATCCAGCCTGTGAGAGCCGCTCAGTTCGGAACGGCCTGAACCTTGGAGCGGGCCTGCTCTTCGGCAACGCGCTGCGCGAACATCTGCGCGAAATCGATCGGATCGATCATCAGCGGCGGGAAGCCGCCGTTGCGGGTGACGTCGGCAATAATCTGGCGGGCGAACGGGAAGAGCATGCGCGGGCATTCGATGAAGAGAACCGGCAGCATGTGCTCCTGCGGGAAGCCGGCAACGCGGAAGACACCTCCATAGACGAGCTCGGTATGGAATACCGTCTTATCGCCTTCCTTGGCTTCAGCGACCAGCGACAGCACGACATCGAAATCCGTTTCGGACAGCGGGTTAGCGTTGACGTTCACATTGATGTTGATCGCCGGTGCCTTGTCGCGGGCCTGAAGCGAGCGCGGTGCGCCCGGGTTTTCGAAGGAAAGATCCTTGACGTATTGGGCAAGGATCGAAAGGGTCGGGCTCGCTGCGCCGTTGCTGCTGTTATCGTCTGCCATGGGCTTTTCCTCGAGGGGCATTGAATGGTGCCGCCATCTAACATTTCGGGGATAGGCTTACAACCCTGGGCCTCCGGCGCAGTTAATACGCCGCCGCATTAGTCGCCGAGCTGTTTGCCGGACCAGGGCGACTTGCCGTTCGGCTCGCGATGATAGTCCTCTTCATCGAGATCGACCACCTTTGAATCGCTCGACTTGCCTGGTCGACCTCGAAAATCCGGACGCGAGGAAGCCGAAAAACCGCCGCCGGCCGTACCAACGACAACGAAACGCTTTGCGATCGACTGCCAAAGCAGATTGCGAACCTGCGGGATAAGAAGCAGGATCGCCAGTATATCCGAGAGAAAGCCCGGGATGATGAAGAGCAGCGCGGCGATTACAGTCATCGCCGGATTGAGCAATTCCCGTCCGGGCATGGTACCGCTGCGCCCTTCGGCGGACATGCGACGCAGGATGCTGATACCTTGCCGGCGCAAGAGGAATGAACCGACGACAAAGCCCAGCACGACAAGCGCCAGCGTCGCGGCAAGTCCAACTGCGCGGCCGACAATCACGAAGCCGGCGATCTCGGCAAGCGGCAGAAGCAGCCCGAAAACCGGCAGCATGGAAAAACGCATCTCTTTACCCCGAGTGGCTCGGGCTCCTCTTGGCACTGGCGAAGATACCAGCCATGATTTGAATCATTCGTATAGCCGGACTATATGGGGTTAGATATTAGGGATGTTAACAGCGAACGGCGGGATATGAGTTCAAACGACTTCATCACTTTATTTTTCTTGGTGGCGGCGGTGCTGATTTTCTTTCAGCTTCGGTCCGTTCTTGGACGTCGCACCGGAAATGAGAAGCCGCCGCGTGATCTCTATACGCCACGGGATGCCGCGCAGACCGATAGCGCCGATGCCGGCAAGGTCGTAACTCTGCCGCGGCGCGATGTGAATGGCGAAGAGGAAGACCGCTTTTCCGCCATCGACGCTTTCGCGCCGGCTGGCACGCCGCTGAACGAATCGTTGCGCGCGCTCAACCGAGCCGATGCCTCCTTCGACCCGAAGGAATTCTTGAATGGCGCCCGCATGGCCTACGAGATGATCGTCATGGCCTTTGCCGATGGCGACCGCAAAACGCTGAAGAATCTTCTCTCCCGGGAAGTCTATGACGGCTTCGACGCGGCGATCAGCGATCGCGAAAACAAAGGCGAGAAGATGAAGTCCACCTTCGTGGGCATCGACAAGGCCGAGATTACCCATGCCGAGACCAAGGGCAGCGAGGCGCAGATTACTGTGCGCATCATCAGCCAGCTGATCTCAGCGACTTACGACAAGAGCGACCTACTGATCGAAGGCGATGCCGAAAATGTCGCCGAGGTCAACGACCTCTGGACCTTCGCTCGCGATACGCGATCGCGCGACCCCAACTGGAAACTCGTCGCGACCGAATCGGAACATGAGTGACGCAGCCGGCTTTGCCCTTCAGGCGGTCAGTTTCGACGCAATGGAAGGCTGGAGGGATGACGATCCCTCCAGCCTTTTTGAAGTCATGGCTAGCTGTCGCCGTCATATTTCCGAAACGAACCCATATCGTACCGGTTCGCTGGGGCTGAGTTCAGCCGATCTTCTTCCATTGCTAGAGAAAGCAGAGGCGTTTCGTCCGTCCTCGGCAGAGGAAGCCCGCGCCTTTTTTGAAAAGCACTGTCAGCCGTTCCGGATTGTCCGGGCCGACGGCGTCAGTGGTTTCGTCACCGCCTTCTACGAACCGGAAATCGACGTTTCCGACAGACAGGATGCGACCTACCGTTTTCCCATCTACCGGCGCCCGGACGACCTCATCGACCTCGACGATCAAAATCGTCCGGGCAAGCTCGATGGTTCTTACGTTTTCGGGCGGTTGCGTGACGAGCTGATCGATGCCTATCCAGATCGTCGCGACATCGATCAAGGCTATCTCGAAGGCTGCGGACTTGAGATCGCCTGGGCGAAATCGAAGGTCGATCTTTTTTTCGTCCATGTCCAAGGCGCCGCTCGTCTGCATTATCCCGATGGCAGCATCGGACGTATCACCTATGCCGCCAAAGCCGGCCACCCGTTCTCGGCTATCGGCAAGCTGCTGATCGACCGTGGCGAAATTGACCGCGCCAACATATCCATGCAGTCGATCCGCGCTTGGCTTGCTGCCCATCCGGACCAGGTCGACGAAATCCTATGGCATAACCGTTCCTATATCTTCTTTCGGGAGGCGCCGGTGGACGATCCGAATGCGGGGCCGATCGCCGCAGCGAAGGTGCCATTGCTTGCGGGTCGCTCGCTCGCTGTTGACCGCCTGATCCATACTTTCGGCTTTCCATTCTTCATCCGTTCCGAAAGCCTGACGCATCTTGATGGCGGCAAGCCGTTTCAGCGGCTGATGCTGGCCCTGGACACCGGTTCGGCAATCCTCGGCCCCGCACGCGGCGACATTTTCACCGGTTCGGGTTATGCTGCGGGAGAACTGGCAGGGACGGTGCGCAACGATGCCGATTTTATAATTCTCATTCCGAATACCGCTGCAGCGAGGTTCCTCTGATGGCGAAGGACCGCAAGCTCAGCTCGGACGAAAGAATCCTCTGGGGCAGGGTAGCCCGCAGCACCCGGCCTATGCCTGGCAAGACGGATGAGCTGACCGCGCTCGACGCATTCCTGCTGGAAGCCGAAGCAGCGGCCGAACAGGAAAAGGCCGAAAAGCAGAAGACGGCTTCACCTCAGCTGCAGCAGCCAGCACCGCAGATGCCCGCAAAACAGCCATCGGGCGTCCACCATCCGCTGGAGCGGCCGGTCAAGCGCAAGATCGCAAAGGGCAAACTGGCACTGGAAGCGCGCATCGACCTTCACGGCATGGTCCAGAGCGAAGCACATTCCTTCCTGCTCGATTTCCTCATTCGGGCGCATGAACGCGGCATGCGGCACGTCCTCGTTATTACTGGCAAGGGCAGCTCCATGGGTAGCGAAGGCGCCTTGAAACGTGCCGTGCCGCTCTGGTTCTCCAAGCCGGAATTCCGCTTTCTGATTTCGTCCTATGAGTCGGCGGCCCAGCATCATGGTGGCGAGGGTGCGCTCTATATCCGCCTCTCCCGGCGCTCCGGAGAAACGTCGTGACGCCGTTTGCAGAAGCAGTCCGCAAGCTGCGCGCCCGCAAGGGCGTGACGCAGAAACAGATGGCGGCCGCCCTGAATGTTTCGCCTGCCTATCTCTCGGCGCTCGAGCATGGAAGGCGCGGCGTGCCGAGCTTCGATCTCCTGCAGCGCATCGCCGGCTACTTCAACATCATCTGGGATGAGGCCGAGGAACTCTTCCTCGTTGCAGGCTCTTCCGATCCGCGTGTGATCGTGGATACTTCGGGCCTGCCGTCCGAATATACCGAATTCGCCAATCGCCTTGCCAAGCGAATTCGCAACCTTGACAGCGCCGATATCGCCCGGCTATCGGCGTTTCTTGAAAATGGCGGCAAAGGGGACGGAAAAGCGTCATAATCCCCTGATTTATGCCTTGTTTTAGGGCCTTGCCATTGGGAACTCGCTGCAAAAAACCTATATTCAACATTGAAAAAGCCGGTGATTCGCAAGGCGCGCCGTTGCTGACGACAACAGGGAAAATCTCGACAGAATGACCGATGCACCCGCGACGGAAAACGGCGTAAACACCGAATATGGCGCAGATTCCATCAAGGTTCTGAAAGGCCTTGATGCCGTGCGCAAGCGCCCCGGCATGTATATCGGCGATACCGACGACGGCTCCGGCCTTCACCATATGGTCTACGAAGTCGTCGATAACGCGATCGACGAAGCGCTCGCCGGCCATGCCGATATCGTTACCGTTTCGCTTAATCCTGATGGTTCGGTGACTGTGACGGATAATGGCCGCGGCATTCCGACGGATATCCATAGCGGTGAAGGTGTATCGGCTGCCGAAGTCATCATGACCCAGCTGCATGCTGGCGGTAAGTTCGACCAGAATTCCTACAAGGTTTCGGGTGGTCTGCATGGCGTCGGCGTTTCGGTCGTCAATGCGCTATCGGTGTGGCTGAAGCTGAAGATTCGCCGCCAGGGCAAGATCCATGAGATGAGCTTCACCCACGGCGTTGCCGATGCGCCGCTGAAGGTGACCGGCGAAGCCGGTAACGAGACCGGCACGGAAGTTAGCTTCATGCCGAGCTCAGGAACCTTCACCATGACAGAGTTCGATTACGGCACGCTTGAGCACCGCCTGCGCGAACTGGCCTTCCTCAATTCCGGCGTCCGCATTCTGCTCACCGACAAGCGTCATTCCGACATCAAGCAGGAAGAGATGATGTATGACGGCGGCCTCGAGGCCTTCGTCTCCTATCTCGATCGCGCCAAGAAGCCGCTCGTCGAAAAGCCGGTCGCGATCCGCGGCGAGAAGGACGGCATTACCGTCGAAGTTGCCATGTGGTGGAACGACAGCTACCACGAGAACGTGCTCTGCTTTACCAATAATATTCCCCAGCGCGATGGCGGCACGCATATGGCCGGTTTCCGCGCCGCATTGACACGCCAGATCACCTCCTATGCCGATACCTCTGGCATCACGAAGAAGGAAAAGGTGACGCTGACCGGCGATGACTGCCGCGAAGGCCTGACCGCCGTCCTGTCGGTAAAGGTGCCGGATCCAAAATTCTCGTCGCAGACCAAGGACAAACTTGTTTCGTCGGAAGTGCGTCCGGTTGTCGAAAGCCTGGTCAACGAGGCGCTCAGCACCTGGCTCGAAGAACATCCCGGTGAAGCCAAGGTTCTCGTCGGCAAGGTCGTCGAAGCCGCTGCTGCTCGCGAAGCCGCTCGCAAGGCGCGCGAATTGACGCGCCGCAAGGGTGCGCTCGATATTGCTTCGCTTCCCGGGAAGCTTGCCGATTGCTCCGAGCGTGATCCGGCCAAGTCCGAAGTTTTCCTCGTCGAGGGCGACTCGGCAGGCGGCTCGGCCAAGCAGGGGCGCTCGCGCGAAAATCAAGCGATCCTGCCGTTGCGCGGCAAGATCCTGAATGTCGAACGCGCCCGCTTCGACAAGATGCTGTCGAGCCAGGAAATCGGCACGCTGATCACTGCACTCGGCACCGGCATCGGCAAGGACGAATTCAACGCCGAAAAGCTGCGTTACCACAAGATCATCATCATGACGGACGCTGACGTCGATGGCGCCCACATTCGCACGCTGCTGCTTACCTTCTTCTTCCGCCAGATGCCGGAGCTGATCGAACGCGGCCACCTCTATATCGCCCAGCCGCCGCTCTATAAGGTCTCGCGCGGCAAGTCGGTGCAGTACGTCAAGAATGAAAAGGCACTGGAAGACTATTTGATCGGCCAGGGTCTCGATGATGCGGCGCTGAAGCTCGCCAGCGGTGAGGTCCGCGTCGGGCAGGACCTGAACGAGGTCATTCACGATGCCCTGCGTCTGCGCGCGCTGCTCGACAATCTGCATTCGCGTTACAATCGCGCGGTCGTCGAGCAGGCAGCCATTGCCGGCGCGCTCAATGCCGAACTGGTCAGTAATGCCGAGCGCGCTCAGGAACTGGCGATAGAAGTGGCCAAGCGCCTCGATATTATCGCCGAGGAAACTGAACGTGGTTGGGAAGGCAGCCTCACCAGCGAGGGCGGCATTCGTCTGGAGCGCATGGTCCGCGGCGTCAAGGAAGTCATTGTGCTCGATATGGCGCTGATCGGCTCCCAGGATGCCCGTCTTATCGATCAACTGACACCACGCATGAAGGAAATCTATCAGACGCCGCCGGCACTGAGCCGGCGCGATGGCGATGTCGAAATTTCCGGCCCGCGTGCTCTTCTCGATGCGATTTTCGCCAGCGGCCGCAAGGGGCTGACGATGCAGCGCTATAAAGGCCTCGGCGAGATGAATGCGGAGCAGCTCTGGGAAACGACACTTGATCCGAACGTTCGCTCGCTGCTGCAGGTCAAGGTCAGCGATGCGACCGATGCCGACGGTCTCTTTGCTCGTTTGATGGGCGATGAGGTCGAGCCACGCCGCGAATTCATCCAGGAAAATGCGCTGAGCGTCGCAAACCTCGATATCTGACCGAAACCGGTCGCGAAAGAGCCCCGCAGCCATCAGGCTTGCGGGACTTTTTATTTGTAATCAATCGTTGCCGATGAAATGACCGTTGAAGGCGACTTCCGAAAGCGGCTTGCGCTGGCTCGGAAATTCGCGCTCGCGGTTGCGCTCGGAAAGGGTGTTCTTGTCGGCAATGCGACCGACGGCAATGCCGGCTTCGACGCGATAGCCATCGGGAACACCGAGTTTTTCCTTGATCTCGTCATGCTTGATGCCGCCCATGCCATGGGCATAGAAGCCGGAAATACGGGCCTGCATGGCAAGATGGCCCCAGGCTGTGCCGGCATCGAAAGAATGCGTATAGCTCGAGCGTCCCTCGCTGCGAGCGCCGTTGAAGCTGCGCGAGACCACAAAGATCAGCGCCGAAGCGTTCTTTGCCCATTCCTGGTTGGATTCGACGAGCAGGCTCACGAATTCTTCCCAATGCTCGGAGCCCTTCAATGCATAGAGGAACCGCCACGGCTGCATGTTTGCGGAGGACGGTGCCCAGTGTGCGGCATCGAGCAGTGTCAGCAGCTGAGCCTCTTCGATGACCTCGCCGGTAAAGGCGCGGGGCGACCAACGGTCGAGAAACATCGGATCGATTGCATATTCGGATTCGCGGCTATTGGTTTTCGTCATACTGGCTTCCGGAAGTTGGCGATGGACGGGGGTTCCACCGCAGAGATCGCTTAAGTGATATTTCCGCGCTCGCTTGCTTGGCAAGCAGAGTTTGGTCGCAGCCAGTGCACAATCTGTTTCCAGAAACTGGCCTTACGCGCGCGCGGAACTCCCGGTAAAGCAGCGCAAATCCGGTCGATCAGGAGATACGGCATGCTGGTGAATGGGAAATGGACCGAAGACTGGCAGCCGGTCCAGGCGAAGGACGAGAAGGGTGGTTTCGTCCGTCAGATATCGAGATTCCGCAATTGGGTCACGCCTGACGGCAGCGCGGGTCCGACGGGCGAGGGTGGTTTTTCCGCCGAGGCAGGGCGCTACCATCTCTATGTTGCCTATATCTGCCCCTGGGCTTCGCGCACGCTGATCGGCCGCACGCTCAAGGGGCTTGAAGACGCCATTTCGGTTTCGATCGTCGAACCGGCACTCAGCAAGCAGGGCTGGCGTTTTGGCGATTATCCTGGCGCGACTGCGGATAAGTTGAACGGTGCCACCTATATGCATGAGATCTACACCAAGTCGGATCCGGATTTCACCGGGCGAGCGACGGTTCCAGTTCTCTGGGACAAGAAGCGCGCAACGATCGTCAACAACGAATCGTCCGATATCCTGCGCATGTTGAACAGCGGCTTTGGTGATCTCGCGCATGGCGACATTGATCTCTATCCGGCCGCTCGGCGCAGCGAGATAGATGCCTTCAACGAGCGCATTTATCCGTCACTGAATAATGGCGTCTATCGCACCGGCTTTGCGACGACGCAGATCGCGTATGAGGAGGCTTTTGCGGAGGTCTTCGCATGCCTCGACTGGATCGAACCGCAGCTCGAGGGACGCGGCTTCCTTTTTGCTGAGCATCCGACGGAAGCCGATATTCGCCTGTTCGTCACGCTCGTGCGTTTCGATATCGCCTATCATGGCCTCTTCAAATGCAATCTGCGGCGCCTCTCCGATTATGCCAAGCTCAGGGCTTTCTGCCGCCGAATGCTGGATTGGCCCGGCATCGCCGAGACCGTGAATTTCGATCACATCAAGCGCGGCTATTATTCGATCGAAAGCCTCAATCCCACCCGCATCGTTCCTGTCGGACCGCAACTCACCGAAATTTTCTAGCCGGGCGTACCGCTTCCGCGGAAAGGCATAATGACACCGATGAATAATTCGTTCATAGGTGGCGCACCCGCTTTCCATGAGGAGGATATTCATGAAGCTGATGCGCGTTGGAGAAGCGGGCCGCGAAAAGCCGGCCCTGCTCGATGCCGATGGCAAGATCCGCGATCTTTCTGCCCATGTCGCCGACATCGGCGGCGAAGCGATCACGCCCGCAGGCCTTGCGAAGATTGCAGCCCTTGATCCGAAGAGCCTGCCGGAACTGGCCCCTGGCCGTATCGGAGCCTGCGTTGCCGGCACCGGAAAATTCATCTGCATAGGGCTGAATTACTCAGACCATGCGGCCGAAACGGGCGCGACCGTGCCCCCCGAACCCGTCATTTTTATGAAAGCAACGTCGGCGATCGTCGGCCCGAACGACAATGTCCAGATTCCGCGCGGTTCCGAAAAGACCGACTGGGAAGTCGAGCTTGGCGTCGTTATCGGCAAGACCGCCAAATATGTGAGCGAAGCCGAGGCCCTGGATTATGTTGCCGGCTACTGCGTCTCCAATGACGTTTCCGAGCGCGCCTTCCAGACCGAGCGTTCCGGCCAGTGGACCAAGGGCAAGTCCTGCGACACCTTCGGGCCGATCGGCCCCTGGCTCGTCACCAAGGATGAGGTCGAGAATCCGCAGAACCTCGGTATGTGGCTCAAGGTCAACGGGCAGACGATGCAAGACGGCTCCACCAAGACCATGGTCTATGGCGTCGCCTTCGTGGTGTACTATCTCAGCCAGTTCATGTCCCTGCAGCCTGGCGACGTCATTTCTACCGGCACGCCTCCGGGTGTCGGCATGGGCATGAAGCCACCACGTTTCCTGAAGGACGGTGACGTCGTCGAACTCGGTATCGAAGGTCTCGGCACTCAGAAGCAACTCTTTGTTGCGGATCGTTAACTGTTTTTCCTGCGGAAAAGCTTAAACTTTATGCGCCAAGGTAATGCCGGGAGATCAATTTTCCGGCATTTTTCTTTCAAACTGTAATGTTATGTTGCTGTGCAACAAAAAACTGTTAGCCTACGTTGTTGTGCCAGCATTAACGGAAAGAGTCCGACGCCCTTCAATTGGTGTCGTCTTGCCGGATAGAGAAAGGTGGCGCCCTCCATGTTCTACCAGCTTTATGAATTGAACCATGCAGCGTTAGCACCGTTCCGCGCTGCAGCCGATATCATGCGTTTTGCCTACTCCAATCCGCTGAATCCCTTTTCGCAGACCCCGATGGGCCGCACCATTTCCGCTAGTCTCGAAATGTTCGAGCGAACGACCCGCCGTTACGGCAAGCCGGAATTCGGGCTCAACGAAACTTTGATCGACGGCAAGAAGGTTGCGGTGCGCGAGGAAGTCGTCTGGGCGCGCTCCTTCTGTAACCTCCTGCATTTTTCCCGCGATGTCCCGGCCGGTCACAGCGACGATCCACGCATTCTCATTGTCGCGCCGATGTCCGGCCACTATGCGACCCTGCTGCGGGGCACCGTCGAGGCATTGCTGCCGAGCGCCGATATCTACATCACCGATTGGATCGATGCCCGCATGGTGCCGATGACGGAAGGCACCTTCGATCTTTCGGATTACATAGACTACGTTATCGAGATGCTGCATTTCCTTGGTCATGACACCCATGTCATCGCCGTCTGTCAGCCCTCGGTGCCGGTGCTGGCGGCGGCGGCCATCATGGAAGAAGTCAAGGATCCGCTGTCGCCGTCGTCCATGACGCTGATGGGCGGGCCGATCGACACTCGCATCAATCCGACGGCCGTCAACAAGCTTGCCAAGGAGCGCCCGCTCGAATGGTTTGCCGATAACGTCGTCATGAACGTGCCCTGGCCGCAACCGGGTTTTATGCGACCTGTCTATCCCGGCTTCCTGCAGCTTTCAGGCTTCATGTCGATGAACCTCGATCGGCATCTGATTGCCCACAAGGAATTCTTCATGCATCTCGTGAAGAACGACGGCGAGCCGGAAAAGCATCGAGATTTCTATGACGAATATCTCGCCGTCATGGACCTGACTGCGGAGTTCTATCTGCAGACTGTCGAACAGGTCTTCATGAA
Proteins encoded:
- a CDS encoding Smr/MutS family protein → MAKDRKLSSDERILWGRVARSTRPMPGKTDELTALDAFLLEAEAAAEQEKAEKQKTASPQLQQPAPQMPAKQPSGVHHPLERPVKRKIAKGKLALEARIDLHGMVQSEAHSFLLDFLIRAHERGMRHVLVITGKGSSMGSEGALKRAVPLWFSKPEFRFLISSYESAAQHHGGEGALYIRLSRRSGETS
- the secB gene encoding protein-export chaperone SecB produces the protein MADDNSSNGAASPTLSILAQYVKDLSFENPGAPRSLQARDKAPAININVNVNANPLSETDFDVVLSLVAEAKEGDKTVFHTELVYGGVFRVAGFPQEHMLPVLFIECPRMLFPFARQIIADVTRNGGFPPLMIDPIDFAQMFAQRVAEEQARSKVQAVPN
- the gyrB gene encoding DNA topoisomerase (ATP-hydrolyzing) subunit B gives rise to the protein MTDAPATENGVNTEYGADSIKVLKGLDAVRKRPGMYIGDTDDGSGLHHMVYEVVDNAIDEALAGHADIVTVSLNPDGSVTVTDNGRGIPTDIHSGEGVSAAEVIMTQLHAGGKFDQNSYKVSGGLHGVGVSVVNALSVWLKLKIRRQGKIHEMSFTHGVADAPLKVTGEAGNETGTEVSFMPSSGTFTMTEFDYGTLEHRLRELAFLNSGVRILLTDKRHSDIKQEEMMYDGGLEAFVSYLDRAKKPLVEKPVAIRGEKDGITVEVAMWWNDSYHENVLCFTNNIPQRDGGTHMAGFRAALTRQITSYADTSGITKKEKVTLTGDDCREGLTAVLSVKVPDPKFSSQTKDKLVSSEVRPVVESLVNEALSTWLEEHPGEAKVLVGKVVEAAAAREAARKARELTRRKGALDIASLPGKLADCSERDPAKSEVFLVEGDSAGGSAKQGRSRENQAILPLRGKILNVERARFDKMLSSQEIGTLITALGTGIGKDEFNAEKLRYHKIIIMTDADVDGAHIRTLLLTFFFRQMPELIERGHLYIAQPPLYKVSRGKSVQYVKNEKALEDYLIGQGLDDAALKLASGEVRVGQDLNEVIHDALRLRALLDNLHSRYNRAVVEQAAIAGALNAELVSNAERAQELAIEVAKRLDIIAEETERGWEGSLTSEGGIRLERMVRGVKEVIVLDMALIGSQDARLIDQLTPRMKEIYQTPPALSRRDGDVEISGPRALLDAIFASGRKGLTMQRYKGLGEMNAEQLWETTLDPNVRSLLQVKVSDATDADGLFARLMGDEVEPRREFIQENALSVANLDI
- a CDS encoding murein transglycosylase A — its product is MSDAAGFALQAVSFDAMEGWRDDDPSSLFEVMASCRRHISETNPYRTGSLGLSSADLLPLLEKAEAFRPSSAEEARAFFEKHCQPFRIVRADGVSGFVTAFYEPEIDVSDRQDATYRFPIYRRPDDLIDLDDQNRPGKLDGSYVFGRLRDELIDAYPDRRDIDQGYLEGCGLEIAWAKSKVDLFFVHVQGAARLHYPDGSIGRITYAAKAGHPFSAIGKLLIDRGEIDRANISMQSIRAWLAAHPDQVDEILWHNRSYIFFREAPVDDPNAGPIAAAKVPLLAGRSLAVDRLIHTFGFPFFIRSESLTHLDGGKPFQRLMLALDTGSAILGPARGDIFTGSGYAAGELAGTVRNDADFIILIPNTAAARFL
- a CDS encoding polyhydroxyalkanoate depolymerase: MFYQLYELNHAALAPFRAAADIMRFAYSNPLNPFSQTPMGRTISASLEMFERTTRRYGKPEFGLNETLIDGKKVAVREEVVWARSFCNLLHFSRDVPAGHSDDPRILIVAPMSGHYATLLRGTVEALLPSADIYITDWIDARMVPMTEGTFDLSDYIDYVIEMLHFLGHDTHVIAVCQPSVPVLAAAAIMEEVKDPLSPSSMTLMGGPIDTRINPTAVNKLAKERPLEWFADNVVMNVPWPQPGFMRPVYPGFLQLSGFMSMNLDRHLIAHKEFFMHLVKNDGEPEKHRDFYDEYLAVMDLTAEFYLQTVEQVFMKHALPRGELMHRGKRVDPSAIRNVALLTVEGENDDISGVGQTQAAQTICVNIPQKMRMHYLQPDVGHYGVFNGSRFRREIAPRIVSFTRQHSRATKPPVQRVIKGGKSV
- a CDS encoding fumarylacetoacetate hydrolase family protein, which produces MKLMRVGEAGREKPALLDADGKIRDLSAHVADIGGEAITPAGLAKIAALDPKSLPELAPGRIGACVAGTGKFICIGLNYSDHAAETGATVPPEPVIFMKATSAIVGPNDNVQIPRGSEKTDWEVELGVVIGKTAKYVSEAEALDYVAGYCVSNDVSERAFQTERSGQWTKGKSCDTFGPIGPWLVTKDEVENPQNLGMWLKVNGQTMQDGSTKTMVYGVAFVVYYLSQFMSLQPGDVISTGTPPGVGMGMKPPRFLKDGDVVELGIEGLGTQKQLFVADR
- a CDS encoding Tim44/TimA family putative adaptor protein codes for the protein MSSNDFITLFFLVAAVLIFFQLRSVLGRRTGNEKPPRDLYTPRDAAQTDSADAGKVVTLPRRDVNGEEEDRFSAIDAFAPAGTPLNESLRALNRADASFDPKEFLNGARMAYEMIVMAFADGDRKTLKNLLSREVYDGFDAAISDRENKGEKMKSTFVGIDKAEITHAETKGSEAQITVRIISQLISATYDKSDLLIEGDAENVAEVNDLWTFARDTRSRDPNWKLVATESEHE
- a CDS encoding helix-turn-helix domain-containing protein, translating into MTPFAEAVRKLRARKGVTQKQMAAALNVSPAYLSALEHGRRGVPSFDLLQRIAGYFNIIWDEAEELFLVAGSSDPRVIVDTSGLPSEYTEFANRLAKRIRNLDSADIARLSAFLENGGKGDGKAS
- a CDS encoding FxsA family protein, producing the protein MRFSMLPVFGLLLPLAEIAGFVIVGRAVGLAATLALVVLGFVVGSFLLRRQGISILRRMSAEGRSGTMPGRELLNPAMTVIAALLFIIPGFLSDILAILLLIPQVRNLLWQSIAKRFVVVGTAGGGFSASSRPDFRGRPGKSSDSKVVDLDEEDYHREPNGKSPWSGKQLGD
- a CDS encoding nitroreductase family protein, producing the protein MTKTNSRESEYAIDPMFLDRWSPRAFTGEVIEEAQLLTLLDAAHWAPSSANMQPWRFLYALKGSEHWEEFVSLLVESNQEWAKNASALIFVVSRSFNGARSEGRSSYTHSFDAGTAWGHLAMQARISGFYAHGMGGIKHDEIKEKLGVPDGYRVEAGIAVGRIADKNTLSERNREREFPSQRKPLSEVAFNGHFIGND
- a CDS encoding glutathione S-transferase family protein, whose translation is MLVNGKWTEDWQPVQAKDEKGGFVRQISRFRNWVTPDGSAGPTGEGGFSAEAGRYHLYVAYICPWASRTLIGRTLKGLEDAISVSIVEPALSKQGWRFGDYPGATADKLNGATYMHEIYTKSDPDFTGRATVPVLWDKKRATIVNNESSDILRMLNSGFGDLAHGDIDLYPAARRSEIDAFNERIYPSLNNGVYRTGFATTQIAYEEAFAEVFACLDWIEPQLEGRGFLFAEHPTEADIRLFVTLVRFDIAYHGLFKCNLRRLSDYAKLRAFCRRMLDWPGIAETVNFDHIKRGYYSIESLNPTRIVPVGPQLTEIF